One Methanobacterium bryantii genomic window carries:
- a CDS encoding 4Fe-4S dicluster domain-containing protein produces the protein MKTLMVIDPKMCSECKDCITACEKEHGTARARKSSSIPIFCLQCHPDKAPCARICPTGAIKEEDGTLIVNEDACIVCKLCLIACPIGMPVIDEEKKAVQKCTLCMESDRILPACVEACKDNVLKVFSVEELEKLKSDVSFAKVLEETLKMCQDKL, from the coding sequence ATGAAAACATTGATGGTAATTGACCCAAAAATGTGTTCTGAGTGCAAAGATTGCATAACAGCATGTGAAAAAGAACATGGAACCGCAAGGGCAAGAAAAAGCAGTTCAATTCCAATTTTCTGTCTGCAGTGTCATCCAGACAAAGCACCATGTGCTAGAATATGCCCAACTGGGGCCATAAAAGAGGAAGATGGAACCCTTATAGTGAACGAAGATGCATGTATAGTCTGCAAGCTCTGTTTGATAGCATGCCCTATAGGAATGCCGGTAATTGACGAAGAGAAAAAAGCAGTTCAAAAATGTACTTTATGCATGGAATCTGACAGAATACTCCCTGCATGTGTTGAAGCATGTAAAGACAACGTTTTAAAGGTATTTTCAGTTGAAGAACTTGAAAAACTGAAGTCAGATGTTTCATTTGCAAAGGTTCTTGAAGAGACCTTGAAAATGTGTCAGGATAAGTTATAA
- the acsC gene encoding acetyl-CoA decarbonylase/synthase complex subunit gamma, translating to MAVTAMDVYRLLPKTNCAKCGEASCMAFATKLSQKETDIELCTQLSANEADKLADVLAPAVREIMVGKGNKAMMVGGDEVLYRYELTYYNPTPLVIDISDDMDPAEFEERVKKIEGTEFERTGELLTLDAIALRNKSGDASKFKEAAEKLKSSKLALVLCSFDPEAMKAALEAVGDERPLIYGATENNIEEMAALALGYDCPIALFVPNDLEKMKELSRILRSKGINDIILDPGTFVNDGIGDTLDNFVMMRRLAVEERDEDFRFPILGVPAITWLENGEDDVSTAIKEATIASTLMDKYADMMIIHGTEIWELIPVLTLRQSVYTDPRKPQAVDPGLYEFGEINEDSPVALTTNFALTYYTVEGDLKAGKANGYLLVLDTEGRAVDVSVAGSQFNGKAVADLIKETGIEDKVKTRKMVIPGLGAPVSGEIEDESGWEILVGPRDSSALADFLREKM from the coding sequence ATGGCCGTTACTGCAATGGATGTTTACAGATTACTTCCAAAAACAAACTGTGCAAAATGTGGGGAGGCATCATGCATGGCATTTGCCACAAAACTCTCACAAAAAGAAACAGATATTGAATTATGTACGCAACTTTCAGCCAATGAGGCGGATAAGCTTGCAGATGTATTAGCACCTGCTGTAAGAGAAATAATGGTAGGTAAAGGCAATAAAGCTATGATGGTTGGTGGAGATGAAGTCCTTTACAGATATGAACTAACTTATTACAATCCAACTCCTCTTGTAATTGATATAAGTGATGATATGGACCCTGCTGAATTTGAAGAGAGGGTCAAAAAGATAGAAGGCACTGAATTTGAAAGAACGGGGGAATTGCTCACACTTGACGCTATAGCACTTAGAAATAAGTCAGGTGACGCCTCAAAATTCAAAGAAGCTGCAGAAAAACTTAAAAGTTCTAAACTGGCGTTAGTACTATGTTCATTTGATCCAGAAGCTATGAAAGCTGCACTTGAAGCTGTTGGGGATGAACGTCCATTGATATATGGTGCAACAGAAAACAATATAGAAGAAATGGCAGCACTTGCACTTGGATATGACTGTCCGATTGCACTATTTGTTCCAAATGACCTTGAAAAAATGAAAGAACTATCCCGGATTTTAAGGAGTAAAGGAATTAATGACATAATCCTTGACCCTGGAACATTTGTAAATGATGGAATTGGTGACACCCTGGATAACTTTGTAATGATGAGAAGGCTTGCAGTTGAAGAAAGAGATGAAGATTTCAGATTCCCAATTTTAGGAGTTCCAGCAATTACATGGCTGGAAAATGGTGAAGATGATGTGAGTACTGCAATAAAAGAAGCTACAATTGCATCCACGCTTATGGATAAGTATGCAGATATGATGATAATCCATGGAACTGAAATATGGGAGTTAATCCCTGTTTTAACATTAAGACAGAGCGTATATACAGATCCAAGGAAACCTCAAGCAGTGGATCCTGGATTATATGAATTTGGTGAAATAAACGAAGATTCACCTGTCGCACTAACTACAAACTTTGCTCTCACCTATTACACAGTTGAGGGTGACCTGAAGGCTGGGAAAGCCAATGGTTATTTACTGGTACTTGATACCGAAGGTAGAGCTGTCGATGTGTCAGTAGCAGGCAGCCAGTTCAATGGTAAAGCCGTGGCAGATCTAATAAAAGAAACAGGTATTGAAGACAAAGTAAAAACCAGAAAAATGGTTATTCCTGGCCTTGGGGCACCAGTAAGTGGTGAAATCGAAGATGAAAGCGGATGGGAAATTTTGGTAGGACCAAGAGACTCATCAGCTCTGGCAGATTTCCTTAGAGAAAAAATGTAA
- a CDS encoding MGMT family protein, translating into MLDEISNEYTSFKLSDEYKHYAKDVCMAYYGKKTEFNGIIPDKHDFKGKVLQEVAKIPYGEVRTYKQISESIGTKAYRAVGTAIGRNPLPIIIPCHRVVKSDLHVGGFFGGTEMKKEMLENEGICIVDGKIKK; encoded by the coding sequence GTGCTGGACGAAATTTCAAATGAGTATACTTCTTTTAAATTATCAGACGAATATAAACATTATGCAAAAGATGTTTGCATGGCCTATTATGGGAAAAAGACAGAATTTAATGGCATTATCCCTGATAAGCATGATTTTAAAGGCAAAGTGCTTCAAGAAGTTGCAAAAATCCCATACGGAGAAGTTAGAACCTACAAACAGATTTCAGAATCTATTGGAACCAAAGCTTACAGAGCAGTTGGAACTGCAATTGGCAGGAACCCGCTTCCAATAATAATTCCCTGCCATCGAGTTGTAAAATCAGATTTACATGTTGGTGGATTCTTTGGCGGTACTGAAATGAAGAAAGAAATGCTGGAAAATGAGGGAATCTGTATTGTAGACGGTAAAATTAAAAAATAA